The Gemmatimonadaceae bacterium genome includes a region encoding these proteins:
- a CDS encoding protein kinase, which yields MSQLSTPTAYSYESGRTYRLERLIGKGGFGEVYLATATPSEGMPAQVCVKISERMTAWLREAYFAELLDREPRALRVFDRFAIVDGLRMRYCLAMEYAEHGDLSAWLAQKGPQSERFVRREIAAILKALDALHRGQAMHRDLTPFNVFVCENEELKLGDFGIATHQLSRRGVTADAFNVLNAPTEIAWGKIRRWQQRDDIYQVGLIASMLLKGDITSPMRSKDVRRLPCSDHLKEVIHRCLGSRGKRYEAANELIAALHAKSSQPNLGRITSLTGKHIAFTGFLSRPRSEAIAAAKKAGAIVQSKPGQSTDVLVRGKPNKQQIAGQVGGTKLMEIRRMAALGHPVKVIGDGQFWRLVDTRPTRGKTRTPRKRGNVRR from the coding sequence GTGTCGCAACTCTCGACTCCGACCGCGTACAGCTACGAGTCCGGCCGTACCTACCGGCTCGAGCGGCTCATCGGCAAGGGCGGTTTTGGCGAGGTCTATCTCGCGACGGCGACGCCATCGGAAGGGATGCCAGCGCAGGTGTGCGTCAAGATCAGTGAGCGCATGACGGCGTGGCTCCGCGAGGCGTACTTCGCCGAGTTGCTCGATCGCGAGCCGCGAGCGCTCCGCGTGTTCGACCGTTTCGCGATCGTGGACGGTCTCCGCATGCGCTACTGCCTCGCGATGGAGTACGCCGAACATGGAGACCTGAGCGCGTGGTTGGCGCAGAAGGGGCCGCAGTCCGAGCGTTTCGTTAGGCGCGAGATCGCCGCGATCCTCAAGGCGCTCGATGCACTTCATCGCGGCCAGGCAATGCACCGCGATCTCACGCCGTTCAACGTCTTCGTCTGCGAGAACGAGGAGCTCAAGCTCGGCGACTTCGGGATCGCGACGCATCAACTCAGTCGCCGCGGCGTCACCGCCGATGCGTTCAACGTCCTCAACGCGCCGACGGAGATCGCGTGGGGAAAGATCCGTCGCTGGCAGCAGCGCGACGACATCTATCAGGTCGGCCTCATCGCGTCGATGCTGCTGAAAGGCGACATCACGAGCCCGATGCGGAGCAAGGATGTCCGGCGCCTCCCCTGCAGCGACCATCTCAAGGAAGTCATCCACCGCTGCCTCGGCTCACGCGGCAAGCGTTACGAGGCCGCGAACGAGCTCATCGCCGCGCTCCACGCCAAGTCGAGTCAGCCAAATCTCGGCCGGATCACGAGCCTAACGGGTAAGCACATCGCATTCACCGGCTTCCTCAGCCGCCCGCGCAGCGAGGCGATCGCTGCGGCCAAGAAGGCAGGCGCGATCGTGCAATCGAAGCCAGGGCAGTCGACGGATGTCCTCGTGCGCGGGAAGCCTAACAAGCAGCAGATCGCTGGCCAGGTCGGCGGGACGAAGCTGATGGAGATCCGCCGAATGGCGGCGCTCGGGCATCCGGTCAAGGTGATCGGGGATGGGCAGTTCTGGAGGTTAGTGGACACACGGCCGACTCGCGGCAAGACAAGGACACCTCGTAAACGCGGCAACGTGCGCCGATGA
- a CDS encoding type II asparaginase, protein MSSRTSDWRAQLPVIVALLVSMGFVPSCAIAQDGNGNHNHDGLPTVVVLATGGTIAGAAASDVQSGYSSGQVGVEQLLNAVPQAKKLAHLRGEQISNIGSQDMNDEVWLKLANRVNELLAMPDVSGVVITHGTDTIEETAYFLNLVVKSRKPVVLTASMRPSTALSADGPLNFYNAVAVAANRDAAGKGVLVVVNDWIHGASSLTKTSTTAVQTFMSPLSGLIGTVAYGVPEWYRGPVGKNTVSTDFAVEKTTVLPRVDIIMATENMDGALINAAAAAGAKGIIIAGVGNGNMTKPALAALEAQEKRGIVCVRSSRVTTGQVGRNVEVNDDSLHFVASLGLNPQKARVLLRLALLKTTDPLTIQRYFDEY, encoded by the coding sequence ATGTCGAGTCGCACTAGTGATTGGAGAGCGCAACTTCCAGTAATCGTGGCGCTCCTTGTATCGATGGGCTTTGTGCCGTCGTGCGCGATCGCTCAGGACGGGAATGGCAATCACAATCACGACGGCCTACCGACCGTCGTTGTGCTTGCGACCGGTGGTACCATCGCCGGTGCCGCGGCGAGCGACGTGCAGTCCGGCTACTCGAGCGGCCAGGTCGGTGTCGAGCAATTGCTCAACGCAGTGCCGCAGGCGAAGAAGCTGGCGCATCTGCGTGGCGAGCAGATTTCGAACATCGGCTCGCAGGACATGAACGACGAGGTGTGGCTCAAGCTCGCGAATCGCGTCAACGAGCTCCTGGCGATGCCGGATGTCTCGGGCGTCGTGATCACACACGGGACCGACACGATCGAGGAGACTGCGTATTTCCTCAACCTCGTCGTCAAGTCGCGCAAGCCGGTGGTGCTGACCGCGTCAATGCGTCCCTCGACGGCGCTTTCGGCGGACGGTCCGCTGAACTTCTACAATGCCGTGGCCGTCGCCGCGAACCGGGACGCCGCGGGCAAGGGCGTGCTCGTCGTGGTCAACGATTGGATCCACGGCGCGTCGTCGCTCACGAAGACGAGCACGACGGCCGTGCAAACGTTCATGTCGCCGCTTTCCGGCCTGATCGGCACCGTTGCCTACGGCGTGCCGGAGTGGTATCGCGGTCCGGTCGGCAAGAACACGGTGAGCACGGACTTCGCCGTCGAGAAGACGACCGTCCTGCCGCGCGTCGACATCATCATGGCGACGGAGAACATGGACGGCGCGCTGATCAACGCGGCCGCCGCGGCCGGCGCCAAGGGCATCATCATCGCCGGCGTCGGGAATGGCAACATGACGAAGCCTGCGCTCGCCGCGCTCGAGGCACAGGAGAAGCGCGGCATCGTCTGCGTGCGTTCGTCACGCGTCACAACGGGCCAGGTCGGACGGAACGTCGAGGTGAACGACGACAGCCTGCACTTCGTCGCGTCGTTAGGCCTGAATCCGCAGAAAGCGCGCGTGCTGCTGCGCCTGGCGCTGCTCAAGACGACTGATCCGCTGACGATCCAGCGTTACTTCGACGAGTACTGA
- a CDS encoding porin yields the protein MRRRTAIALVALSLTNIMTALGQKPGPTATRTDSTRDSILVNELTAGEADNESLRRSLLTRPEWDLGFMTLHVGAGLLFDVAAYSQDSASREQFPNLNPEFRLRDARILLGGRFKTKRSFTWQAGVMYDAATYKWLVRQTGLMIAVPEIYSHFFIGRAKEGFSLNKVMVGYDGWSMERLPFTDATVPLLADGIKWLGYLPTSHVFWNLGAFTDALSEGQSFSSYNYQFVARAGWDPRASDTSGTLLHMAMNFRIGDANHDTLRLRSKPEAFPALYFIDTGPFAAASALTFGPELYYRPGRLLLGGEYYWQKVNSSQTGNPWFHGGEAVVSWITTGEVRSFNLAGNYFKEVSPDSTVMQGGPGAWAPLIKFSYSNLTNGPIQGGIFWRVTPMINWYVTDNIRLEFGYGYGVLTRFGTKGATQFFQSRLQLRL from the coding sequence GTGAGGCGTCGCACGGCCATCGCACTTGTCGCGCTCAGCCTAACGAATATCATGACAGCCCTGGGGCAGAAGCCTGGTCCCACGGCGACACGGACGGATTCGACGCGGGACTCGATCCTCGTGAACGAGCTCACGGCCGGCGAGGCCGACAATGAATCCCTGCGCCGGAGTTTGCTCACCCGCCCGGAGTGGGATCTCGGTTTCATGACCCTGCACGTGGGTGCGGGTTTGCTCTTCGACGTCGCTGCGTACTCGCAGGACTCGGCGAGTAGGGAGCAGTTCCCGAACCTGAATCCGGAATTTCGGCTGCGCGACGCACGCATTCTGCTCGGCGGGCGCTTCAAGACCAAGCGGTCGTTCACGTGGCAAGCCGGCGTCATGTACGACGCGGCAACATATAAGTGGCTGGTTCGGCAAACGGGACTCATGATCGCCGTCCCCGAGATCTACAGCCACTTCTTCATCGGGCGCGCGAAAGAGGGATTCAGCCTCAACAAGGTGATGGTCGGCTACGACGGCTGGTCGATGGAGCGACTGCCATTCACTGACGCAACGGTTCCTCTGCTCGCCGACGGCATCAAATGGCTCGGCTACCTGCCGACGTCGCACGTCTTCTGGAATCTGGGCGCATTCACCGACGCCTTGTCCGAAGGGCAGAGCTTCTCGTCATACAACTATCAATTCGTCGCGCGCGCGGGTTGGGATCCACGCGCGTCGGACACGAGCGGCACGTTGTTGCACATGGCGATGAACTTCCGCATCGGCGACGCGAATCACGACACCCTGCGATTGCGGTCGAAGCCGGAGGCGTTTCCCGCGCTGTACTTCATCGACACCGGGCCGTTCGCCGCCGCATCGGCGCTCACTTTCGGTCCTGAGCTCTACTACCGTCCGGGTCGATTGCTCCTTGGGGGAGAGTATTACTGGCAGAAGGTGAACTCGAGCCAGACTGGCAATCCATGGTTCCATGGCGGAGAGGCTGTCGTCTCGTGGATCACCACCGGTGAAGTTCGAAGCTTCAATCTCGCTGGCAACTACTTCAAAGAAGTCTCACCGGACAGCACGGTGATGCAAGGCGGGCCTGGTGCCTGGGCACCATTGATCAAGTTCTCATATAGCAACCTGACGAATGGGCCGATCCAGGGCGGGATCTTCTGGCGAGTCACGCCGATGATCAATTGGTACGTCACCGACAATATTCGTCTCGAGTTTGGGTACGGGTACGGCGTGCTCACCCGATTCGGGACGAAAGGCGCGACGCAATTCTTTCAATCACGACTCCAGTTGCGACTCTAG
- a CDS encoding DUF2092 domain-containing protein, protein MSRSRQITVTVIGVIAAIAVIATLLKVVPSRVQPVVASAPNHTEISHGEVTADTTPVLDQDALAQLELMGNYLRTLKDFKLAADVVTEDVRTDGQKVQIIRSVELVARRPDRLFAEVKNDRQRRLFFYDGKNFTLYAPRPEFYATVAAPSTIEKLADDLEDKYDIELPLVDLFRWGTPESDVKAITSATDLGPSAINDVTCEQYAFRQEGLDWQLWIQRGENPLPCRIVITTLTDEARPQHTATYTWNLAPSFDDNTFVFRAPPLAKAIPIAEVPVVASSSNTARQ, encoded by the coding sequence ATGAGTCGCTCACGTCAGATCACGGTCACAGTCATCGGCGTGATCGCCGCGATCGCCGTCATTGCCACGCTTCTGAAGGTGGTGCCGTCGCGTGTGCAGCCCGTCGTTGCGAGCGCGCCGAACCACACGGAGATCTCGCACGGAGAAGTGACGGCGGACACGACGCCCGTACTCGATCAAGACGCGCTCGCGCAGCTCGAGCTCATGGGCAACTACCTTCGTACGCTCAAGGACTTCAAGCTCGCTGCCGACGTCGTTACCGAGGACGTGCGAACGGATGGTCAGAAAGTTCAAATCATCCGCTCCGTGGAGCTCGTCGCGAGGCGGCCGGACCGGCTTTTCGCCGAGGTGAAGAACGACCGACAACGACGTCTCTTTTTCTATGATGGGAAAAATTTCACCCTCTACGCGCCGCGGCCGGAGTTCTACGCGACCGTTGCCGCGCCGTCCACAATCGAGAAGCTCGCGGACGACCTCGAGGACAAGTACGACATCGAACTGCCGCTTGTCGATCTCTTTCGATGGGGAACACCAGAGAGCGACGTGAAAGCGATCACGTCGGCCACGGATCTCGGTCCGAGCGCGATCAACGACGTGACGTGTGAACAGTACGCGTTCCGGCAGGAGGGGCTCGATTGGCAGCTGTGGATTCAACGTGGCGAGAACCCGTTGCCGTGCCGAATCGTCATCACGACCCTCACCGATGAGGCTCGGCCTCAACACACGGCGACGTACACGTGGAACCTCGCGCCATCGTTCGACGACAATACGTTCGTCTTTCGAGCGCCGCCTCTCGCGAAGGCCATCCCAATCGCCGAAGTGCCCGTCGTTGCATCGTCATCCAATACTGCACGACAGTAG
- the glpK gene encoding glycerol kinase GlpK, with protein MQYILALDQGTTSSRAILFDHSGSIVSVAQKEFPQIFPKPGWVEHDPREIWSSQAGVAAEALTKANASPKDIAAIGITNQRETTLVWDRATGEPICNAIVWQDRRTAPMCDRLRARKLDRLIRRKTGLVLDAYFSGTKVQWILENVKGAKARAKAGELAFGTVDSWLVWNLTNGRAHVTDASNASRTMLFDIVKGHWDDELLKIFGVPRSMLPDVRSSSEIYGDTMLLGAPIPIAGIAGDQQAALFGQACTKPGMAKNTYGTGCFMLMNTGTKRIASKNNLLTTVAWTIGNRTEYALEGSIFIAGALVQWLRDGLEFFRASPEIEALAASVPDAGGVYLVPAFAGLGAPHWDGYARGTIVGLTRGTTKAHLARAALEAIALQTKEVLAAMEADAGIKLKQLRVDGGASVNNLLMQLQADLLGVAVVRPKVAETTALGAAYLAGLAVGFWKSQADIAQQWQVDKQFAPRMKPAERKTIAKGWDRAVDRAKAWAKE; from the coding sequence ATGCAATACATCCTCGCGCTCGACCAAGGCACTACCAGCTCCCGCGCAATCCTCTTCGATCACTCCGGCTCGATCGTTTCCGTCGCGCAGAAGGAGTTCCCGCAGATCTTCCCGAAGCCTGGATGGGTCGAACACGATCCGCGGGAGATCTGGTCCTCGCAGGCGGGCGTGGCGGCTGAGGCGCTCACGAAAGCGAATGCGTCTCCGAAAGACATTGCCGCGATCGGCATAACGAATCAACGCGAGACGACGTTGGTCTGGGATCGTGCGACGGGTGAGCCGATCTGCAACGCGATCGTCTGGCAAGATCGGCGCACGGCACCGATGTGCGACCGTCTTCGGGCGCGCAAACTCGATCGGCTCATCAGGCGAAAAACAGGGCTGGTGCTGGACGCGTATTTCTCCGGCACGAAGGTGCAGTGGATTTTAGAGAATGTGAAAGGAGCAAAGGCGCGGGCGAAGGCGGGCGAGCTCGCGTTCGGCACCGTCGATTCCTGGCTCGTCTGGAACCTTACCAATGGCCGCGCGCACGTTACGGATGCAAGCAACGCGTCGCGGACTATGCTGTTTGACATCGTGAAGGGACATTGGGACGACGAGCTCCTCAAGATCTTCGGTGTTCCGCGCTCGATGCTCCCCGACGTGCGCTCGTCGAGTGAGATCTATGGCGACACGATGCTCCTCGGCGCGCCGATTCCGATCGCGGGCATTGCCGGCGATCAGCAGGCGGCGCTCTTCGGGCAGGCGTGCACCAAGCCCGGCATGGCGAAGAACACGTACGGCACAGGCTGTTTTATGCTCATGAACACTGGAACCAAGCGCATCGCGTCGAAGAACAACTTGCTGACGACAGTTGCATGGACGATTGGCAATCGTACCGAGTATGCGCTCGAGGGGAGCATCTTCATTGCTGGCGCGCTCGTGCAGTGGCTGCGCGACGGCCTCGAGTTCTTTCGCGCGTCGCCGGAGATCGAGGCGCTCGCGGCGAGCGTCCCCGACGCCGGCGGCGTCTATCTCGTTCCCGCGTTCGCCGGACTCGGCGCGCCGCACTGGGACGGATACGCGCGTGGCACGATCGTCGGCCTGACGAGAGGCACGACCAAGGCGCACCTGGCGCGTGCCGCGCTCGAGGCGATCGCGCTTCAGACGAAAGAGGTGCTCGCGGCGATGGAGGCCGACGCCGGCATCAAGCTCAAGCAGCTCCGCGTCGACGGCGGCGCGAGCGTGAACAATCTGCTCATGCAACTCCAGGCCGACTTGTTAGGCGTAGCCGTCGTGCGTCCCAAGGTGGCCGAGACGACCGCGTTAGGCGCGGCGTACCTGGCGGGGCTCGCGGTGGGATTCTGGAAGTCGCAGGCGGACATCGCGCAGCAATGGCAGGTCGACAAGCAATTTGCCCCGCGGATGAAGCCCGCGGAGCGGAAGACGATCGCGAAGGGCTGGGACCGCGCGGTGGATCGAGCAAAGGCCTGGGCGAAGGAGTAA
- a CDS encoding aspartate ammonia-lyase, with protein MPAKKTRTEHDLLGDFEVPADAYYGVQTARALENFQITGQPLSQFPNFIKALAMVKLAAARANFETGGFSREVLDGIEGACKEIIDGKLHEQFQLDILQGGAGTSTNMNANEVIANRALELMGHVKGEYKYVDPHDHVNRSQSTNDSYPTAMHIGMALGNAQVVSAFEDLIEAFRVKAKEFSNIVKMGRTQLQDAVPMTLGQEFKAFARTLADEVRALEAIKVVLCEVSMGGTAIGTGLNAPKGYAQKCADHLGKITLMPIRLAEDLVEATQDTQGFVLYSSALKSLAIKLAKVGNDLRLLSSGPRCGLHEINLPATQPGSSIMPGKVNPVIPEVTNMVAYRVIGNDLVVTLSAEAGQLQLNAFEPVMAAAIFESQQLFVNAANTLRKFCIDGITANADVCQHYLESSIGTVTALNPVIGYDKATELAAEALESGDGILELVREKHILTDQQIDEILNPTALTGSGR; from the coding sequence ATGCCCGCGAAGAAGACTCGGACTGAGCACGATCTGCTAGGCGATTTCGAAGTACCGGCGGACGCGTACTACGGCGTACAGACTGCGCGCGCACTCGAGAACTTTCAGATCACCGGTCAGCCGCTGAGTCAGTTTCCCAACTTCATCAAGGCGCTCGCGATGGTGAAGCTCGCGGCGGCGCGCGCGAACTTCGAGACGGGCGGTTTCTCGCGCGAGGTGCTCGACGGTATCGAGGGCGCGTGCAAGGAGATCATCGACGGCAAGCTCCACGAGCAGTTTCAGCTCGACATTCTACAGGGCGGCGCGGGCACGTCGACGAACATGAACGCGAACGAGGTCATCGCGAATCGCGCGCTCGAGCTGATGGGTCACGTCAAGGGTGAATACAAGTACGTCGATCCACACGATCATGTGAACCGCTCGCAGTCGACGAACGACTCGTATCCGACAGCGATGCACATCGGCATGGCCCTCGGGAACGCGCAGGTCGTCTCGGCGTTCGAAGACCTCATCGAGGCCTTCCGGGTCAAAGCAAAGGAGTTCAGCAACATCGTAAAGATGGGCCGCACCCAGCTGCAGGACGCGGTGCCGATGACACTCGGGCAGGAGTTCAAGGCGTTTGCCCGAACGCTCGCCGACGAAGTGCGCGCGCTCGAGGCGATCAAGGTAGTACTGTGCGAAGTGAGCATGGGTGGCACCGCGATCGGCACCGGCCTCAATGCGCCGAAGGGCTACGCGCAAAAGTGCGCCGATCATCTCGGGAAGATTACGCTGATGCCGATTCGTCTTGCCGAGGATCTCGTGGAAGCGACGCAGGACACGCAGGGGTTCGTGCTCTACTCGTCGGCGCTCAAGAGCCTCGCGATCAAACTTGCTAAAGTCGGCAACGACCTGCGACTGCTGTCGTCGGGTCCCCGTTGCGGTCTGCACGAGATCAATCTGCCCGCGACCCAGCCCGGTTCGTCCATCATGCCGGGCAAGGTGAATCCGGTGATTCCGGAAGTCACGAACATGGTTGCCTATCGAGTGATTGGGAACGACCTCGTCGTAACGCTGTCGGCCGAGGCGGGCCAGCTCCAGCTCAACGCATTCGAGCCGGTAATGGCCGCGGCGATCTTCGAGTCGCAACAGCTTTTCGTGAACGCCGCGAACACGCTGCGCAAGTTCTGCATCGACGGGATCACCGCCAACGCCGACGTCTGTCAACATTACCTCGAGTCGAGCATTGGGACGGTCACGGCGCTCAATCCCGTCATCGGGTACGACAAGGCGACGGAGCTCGCCGCCGAGGCGCTCGAATCGGGCGACGGCATCCTCGAGCTGGTCCGTGAGAAGCACATCCTCACCGATCAGCAGATTGACGAAATCCTCAACCCGACGGCCCTCACGGGGTCCGGGCGTTAG
- a CDS encoding MMPL family transporter: MNRSRLSDALPSLIVRHRAIVVLGWIITSALMLPNARHLESVLRVAARVDGSESATVDEQLARRFRSPFAHSVVLVATGLPSPTESTGRAVLLGLTDSLQTLRGVTRVFSYLDGREPLFVGDGGYFLVVGLSDGREADVMLDTLRVATQRWAALLRHDYASVSLRFTGETALNVDLRRKSADDARRAEWRVLPVTLVLLVVAFGALVAALLPIGAALLSIGIALGAAALLGHLWSLSILLQNVVTMIGLGLGIDYSLLVLQRFREELLIADDRQRAAAQALRHAAPTILLSASAVAIGFAALAMIPVNELRSVAVGGLLVTAASMLVATTLVPVVLGTLGRRIDIGRVSRVRRRVGIGWQRWAAFVTRHPGRVLLFAGAAIGLLAMQSRRLTTGQPSIDWLPKQMESAVALRELTSMERGAIVQTLRLTLDLPSDVSAVDDSGWAATSRLARRLVADSSVARVRSLPGLVAPMGNALPRNVMLQTLPPDVRQMFVSGDDHAAMLEVIPREGLSPDELAALVRRIRDMPPASATPAGTSMLRVGGVPALNIDYETAVAGPRQLTRVVSLIVVATFVVLAIGFRSLLVPLKAITLNLLAVAAAFGAVTLVFQEGIGASLLGVASPLGRVFPAVLVLVFCIVFGLSMDYEVFLVARVREGRLAGLGERQAIAQGLTCTARLITSAAAIMIAVFGAFMLGDFLLMKVLGFALAFAVLIDATVMRLAISPALLVIAGRWNWWPGERRAQKPATRLREEAHAHLLRLEKGNL, from the coding sequence ATGAACCGGTCGCGACTCTCGGACGCTCTCCCGTCGTTGATCGTAAGACATCGCGCCATTGTGGTGCTCGGCTGGATCATCACATCCGCGCTGATGCTGCCGAACGCTCGGCACTTGGAGTCGGTGTTGCGCGTTGCGGCGCGCGTGGATGGCAGTGAGTCCGCGACGGTGGACGAGCAGCTCGCGCGGCGCTTTCGATCTCCATTTGCACACTCAGTCGTTCTCGTGGCGACAGGTCTTCCGTCGCCCACCGAGTCGACCGGACGTGCCGTGTTGCTCGGCCTGACCGACTCGTTGCAGACTCTCCGTGGCGTGACGCGGGTATTCTCCTACCTCGATGGGCGCGAGCCTCTCTTCGTGGGAGATGGCGGCTACTTCCTCGTCGTCGGGTTGTCGGATGGGCGCGAAGCGGATGTCATGCTCGATACGCTGCGTGTGGCAACGCAACGCTGGGCCGCGCTGCTACGGCACGATTACGCGAGTGTGTCGCTGCGATTCACGGGCGAGACAGCGCTCAACGTCGATCTTCGGCGGAAGAGTGCCGACGACGCGCGGCGCGCCGAGTGGCGCGTGCTACCCGTCACGCTCGTTCTGTTGGTCGTCGCGTTCGGCGCACTCGTTGCCGCGCTTCTGCCGATCGGTGCGGCGCTCCTCTCGATTGGCATCGCGTTAGGCGCCGCAGCGCTGCTCGGACATCTTTGGTCGCTGTCGATTCTGCTTCAGAATGTCGTGACGATGATCGGGCTGGGGCTCGGTATCGATTATTCGCTGCTCGTCCTGCAGCGGTTCCGAGAGGAGCTTCTCATTGCCGACGATCGACAGCGCGCCGCCGCGCAGGCGCTGCGTCACGCCGCGCCGACGATCCTTCTCTCCGCATCGGCGGTCGCGATCGGCTTTGCGGCGCTGGCGATGATCCCCGTAAACGAGCTGCGGTCGGTTGCGGTGGGCGGACTGCTCGTGACGGCAGCTTCGATGCTCGTCGCGACGACGCTCGTGCCCGTCGTGCTGGGAACGCTGGGTCGTCGCATCGACATTGGGCGCGTGAGTCGCGTTAGGCGCCGGGTCGGCATCGGATGGCAGCGCTGGGCGGCTTTTGTGACGCGACACCCCGGCCGCGTGTTGCTGTTTGCTGGCGCAGCCATTGGGCTACTCGCAATGCAGTCGCGACGACTGACGACCGGCCAGCCATCGATCGATTGGTTACCGAAGCAGATGGAATCCGCCGTTGCACTGCGTGAATTGACCTCGATGGAACGCGGCGCCATCGTGCAGACGCTGCGTCTCACCCTCGACTTGCCATCCGACGTCTCCGCGGTCGACGATAGCGGATGGGCGGCGACTTCGCGGCTGGCGCGACGACTCGTCGCCGACTCGTCGGTAGCGCGGGTCCGATCGCTGCCAGGACTGGTCGCGCCGATGGGCAACGCGCTACCGCGCAATGTGATGCTCCAGACACTTCCTCCGGACGTCAGGCAGATGTTCGTGAGCGGCGATGACCATGCGGCGATGTTGGAGGTCATCCCGCGCGAGGGTTTGTCGCCGGATGAGCTAGCCGCGCTCGTCAGGCGCATTCGCGACATGCCTCCGGCGAGCGCGACGCCAGCGGGCACATCGATGCTTCGCGTCGGCGGAGTTCCGGCACTCAACATCGACTACGAGACCGCGGTGGCCGGGCCGCGACAACTCACGCGCGTCGTTTCACTGATCGTCGTCGCGACGTTCGTCGTGCTCGCGATCGGCTTTCGTTCGCTACTCGTTCCGCTCAAGGCAATTACTCTCAATCTGCTCGCCGTTGCCGCGGCATTCGGTGCCGTGACACTCGTCTTTCAGGAAGGCATCGGCGCCTCGCTACTCGGCGTCGCTAGCCCGCTCGGTCGTGTGTTCCCGGCGGTACTGGTGCTGGTCTTCTGCATCGTCTTCGGTCTGAGCATGGATTACGAAGTCTTCCTTGTCGCGCGCGTGCGCGAAGGACGATTAGCTGGTCTCGGCGAGCGCCAGGCAATCGCGCAAGGTCTGACGTGTACGGCACGACTGATCACGAGCGCCGCCGCGATCATGATCGCCGTGTTCGGCGCGTTCATGCTCGGCGATTTCTTGCTGATGAAGGTGCTCGGCTTTGCGTTGGCGTTCGCGGTACTGATCGACGCGACCGTAATGCGCCTGGCAATCAGTCCGGCGTTATTGGTGATCGCGGGTCGCTGGAATTGGTGGCCGGGCGAGCGGAGAGCGCAGAAGCCAGCAACGCGTTTGCGAGAGGAAGCGCACGCGCATCTCCTACGACTTGAAAAGGGAAATTTATGA
- a CDS encoding MIP/aquaporin family protein — translation MSALLAELFGTAILIVLGDGVVANVVLQRSKGYNSGWIVIAAGWAFAVTIAVYAVISISGAHLNPAVTIALAAIGTFPWAKVPGYIAAQIAGGFLGAVLVWLTYLPHWAATPDPATKLAVFSTNPAIRKPGANLLAEVIGGFMLVLALLAVISPGNFLPGSELQKGFGPVLVGVIVAAIGLSLGGPTGYAINPARDLGPRIAHAVLPIAGKGGSDWGYAWIPIVGPTIGGVLGALLYHVLWKS, via the coding sequence ATGTCCGCTCTCCTCGCTGAGCTGTTCGGCACGGCGATCCTCATCGTCCTCGGCGACGGCGTCGTCGCCAACGTCGTCCTCCAACGCAGCAAGGGCTACAACTCCGGGTGGATCGTCATTGCCGCCGGGTGGGCGTTCGCCGTCACGATCGCGGTGTACGCCGTGATCAGCATCAGCGGCGCGCACCTGAATCCCGCGGTCACGATCGCGCTCGCGGCGATCGGGACGTTTCCGTGGGCGAAAGTGCCAGGGTACATCGCCGCGCAGATCGCCGGCGGTTTCCTCGGCGCCGTGCTCGTGTGGTTGACGTATCTGCCGCACTGGGCGGCCACGCCGGACCCGGCGACGAAGCTCGCGGTGTTCTCGACCAACCCGGCGATCCGCAAACCGGGCGCGAATCTCCTCGCGGAGGTCATCGGCGGGTTCATGCTCGTGCTGGCGCTGCTCGCGGTGATATCACCGGGGAACTTCTTGCCCGGATCTGAGCTCCAGAAGGGCTTCGGCCCGGTGCTCGTCGGTGTCATCGTTGCGGCGATCGGTCTCTCGTTAGGTGGGCCGACGGGCTACGCGATCAACCCCGCGCGCGATTTGGGGCCGCGAATTGCGCATGCCGTGCTGCCGATAGCAGGCAAGGGTGGGTCCGATTGGGGGTATGCGTGGATTCCGATTGTCGGGCCCACGATCGGTGGCGTGCTGGGAGCGCTACTGTATCATGTGCTGTGGAAATCGTGA